GAGCATCACCCTGAACCGCCAATCGATGCGGTAGGTCAGCTGAGCGTCCAACAGCACCTCGGGCCCGACCCTGTAGTCCGGATCCTCGTCTTGGTGCGGGCCCCAGAGATTGGCCCGGAGCATAAACGACCAGTCGCCAAGGTCCTGGGTCAGCGTGGCGGCGAGGTGGTGCTTGGGCAGGTTGTTCTCGATGTTGGCCTTGCGGCGCCCGTTGATGGCAAGGCTCGACTGACTAACCACATTGGTGTCGTTGTAGTTGTAGGCGAGGCTGAGGTTGGCATCGTTCGCGGTGTCGGCCCAATCGAGATCGTGCAGCAGGACCACGTCGAAGCCGGTCGTGACGGTGTCGAGACCGTTCGTATAGAAGCGGATGATCCGATACGTCGGGTTGTTTTGAACCGGAATGTCGGTGGCCATGACGATGCGGCCGTTCACTGCGATGCGGTACACGTCCGCCGTCAGACGCAGCGATTCAGCGGCTCGCATGGTGAAGCCCAGGCTCACGTTGACCGACTTCTCGGCCACCAGGGGGCGGCCGCCGTGCATCAGCGCGATGGGGTCGGTGGGTCGCACCGTACCGGTGATCTGCTGTTCCGTGGTGCCCGGAACGAAGACCGTGGCCACGTTGGTCAAGTTCGACTGCCCGGGCGTCGGGGCCCGGAAACCCGTCGACAGCGCGCCGCGTAGTGTCAGGTACTCGGCAAGGATGTAGCGAGACGCCAGCTTGCCGTTGAGCGTAGAGCCGAAGCTGGAGAAGTCCTCGAAGCGGACTGCCGTCTGCACCAAGTATTCGTCGGTCAGGTCCCACTCCATGTCGGCGTACAGGGCCCAGTTGGTGCGGGCCCACGAGCCCGCCATCGCAGGCGATGTGCCCTGGTAGCCGTTGGCGCCAACGAGCGGCGGCTGGTAGGGCAGGTTGGTCACCGGATCGATCAACCCGCCGACGGCGGCCCAGCGCCCCGGCATCCAGGAGGCATCGTCGCCCTGA
The window above is part of the Pseudomonadota bacterium genome. Proteins encoded here:
- a CDS encoding TonB-dependent receptor translates to QGDDASWMPGRWAAVGGLIDPVTNLPYQPPLVGANGYQGTSPAMAGSWARTNWALYADMEWDLTDEYLVQTAVRFEDFSSFGSTLNGKLASRYILAEYLTLRGALSTGFRAPTPGQSNLTNVATVFVPGTTEQQITGTVRPTDPIALMHGGRPLVAEKSVNVSLGFTMRAAESLRLTADVYRIAVNGRIVMATDIPVQNNPTYRIIRFYTNGLDTVTTGFDVVLLHDLDWADTANDANLSLAYNYNDTNVVSQSSLAINGRRKANIENNLPKHHLAATLTQDLGDWSFMLRANLWGPHQDEDPDYRVGPEVLLDAQLTYRIDWRFRVMLGANNILNTFPDPVPTRADNGLPWPRRSPVGYHGGMVYLRAVARF